In the genome of Eschrichtius robustus isolate mEscRob2 chromosome 12, mEscRob2.pri, whole genome shotgun sequence, one region contains:
- the TCTA gene encoding T-cell leukemia translocation-altered gene protein isoform X1: MAELWSGQSLQALPATVLGALGALGSEFLLEWEAQDMRVTLFKLLLLWLVLSLLSIQLAWGFYGSTVTGLYHRPDTHPQLAAALDVFLPPGLGGQNGSTPDGSTHFPSWETAANEPLKTHRE; encoded by the exons ATGGCGGAGCTTTGGTCTGGGCAATCCTTGCAGGCTCTGCCGGCCACGGTGTTGGGCGCTCTGGGCGCCCTCGGCAGCGAGTTCCTGCTGGAGTGGGAGGCGCAGGACATGCGCGTGACCCTCTTCAAGCTGCTGCTGCTTTGGTTGGTGTTAAGTCTCCTGAGCATCCAGCTGGCGTGGGGGTTCTACGGGAGTACGGTGACCGGGCTGTATCACCGGCCAG ATACCCACCCCCAGCTTGCTGCAGCTCTGGATGTGTTCCTGCCCCCAGGTCTGGGCGGCCAGAACGGATCCACACCTGATGGCTCCACGCATTTTCCTTCCTG GGAAACAGCAGCAAATGAACCTCTTAAAACCCACAGAGAATAA
- the TCTA gene encoding T-cell leukemia translocation-altered gene protein isoform X2, whose product MAELWSGQSLQALPATVLGALGALGSEFLLEWEAQDMRVTLFKLLLLWLVLSLLSIQLAWGFYGSTVTGLYHRPGLGGQNGSTPDGSTHFPSWETAANEPLKTHRE is encoded by the exons ATGGCGGAGCTTTGGTCTGGGCAATCCTTGCAGGCTCTGCCGGCCACGGTGTTGGGCGCTCTGGGCGCCCTCGGCAGCGAGTTCCTGCTGGAGTGGGAGGCGCAGGACATGCGCGTGACCCTCTTCAAGCTGCTGCTGCTTTGGTTGGTGTTAAGTCTCCTGAGCATCCAGCTGGCGTGGGGGTTCTACGGGAGTACGGTGACCGGGCTGTATCACCGGCCAG GTCTGGGCGGCCAGAACGGATCCACACCTGATGGCTCCACGCATTTTCCTTCCTG GGAAACAGCAGCAAATGAACCTCTTAAAACCCACAGAGAATAA